ATGTCTTCGAGCTGCTCACCGCGGTTTTCGCCACCCAGGACCCGGAATTTGAGCTGGCCCGCCACTGGGCGGGGGTGACCAAGCAGCTCCACGATTACCCGGTGTTAGACGGCCTTACCCGCGTGGACTTCTTGCGCGCGTTGTCGCTGCTGTTGACGAGCCGGCGCGGCCCGGCACTGGGGCACCGCGGCGATATTTTGAACATCACGCTCGAGGAATACCTCGCGCACGCCGAGGAGATGGTGCGCGGTTTCGAGACAGCGGCGCAGTTTTTGAGCGAGCGCCGGATCGTAGCAGCGGCCCAGGTGCCGTATCCGGCGCAGCTGATCCCCTTGGCGGTCATCCTCGCGCGGCTGGCGGAGACGCCGGACGCGCTTGCGGAGCCGCAGGCACAGGACCGGCTCAACCGCTGGTTCTGGTCGGGCATCTTCGGCGAGCTCTACGGCTCGCACGCCCCGACGATCCGCATCGGTGTGGACGTCACCGAGGTCACCCCGTGGGTGCGCGGCGAGACCGATACGGTGCCGCGCACAGTGGCGGACGCGCGCTTCCACGAATCGCGGCTGTTGACCGCTGGGCCGGAGTCGGGCGTCTACCGCGGGTTGTACTCGCTGCTGATGTCTCGCGGAGCACGCGATTGGCGCACCGGCGAGCTGTTTAACGAAGACACTGTTTTCGATCTGAAGCCGCGTTTTTGCCGCGTGTTCCCGAATAAATACCTGGCCGCCCACGGTGTCACTGGCGACGTCGCGAATTCGGTGCTCAACCGCACCCCGATGGGCAGACGCACGGAACTGGTTGTGGAGGACAACGAGCCGAAGCGCTACCTTCCCCGCCTGCAGTCGAAGTCGCTGCTTGACGACGACGAGTTCGACGCCGTCGTCGAAGGCCACGAAATCGATGCCGATATGCTGATGCGATCCGATTGGCAGGGCTTTCTCGACGACCGCCGCGAACGCTTCATCGGCATGATCGAGTACGCCATGGACCGCGACGCGGTCCGGGATTGGCACCAGCCCGGCCCCGCGCAGGCCGACGAACCGGCAGAAGGGTAAGCGCAGCGACCTTGAACACTTCGCGATTCCGCACCGCAGTGTGCGCTGTCAGTGGTGCGGCACTGTTGGCCGGCTGCACACCGGACGTCCAACTCGACGCCCTCGAGCAAGCGAAAACCGCCAATCTCGCCCGCCACGTGTCGGCGGAGTTTCCCGCCGAGCCGACTGTGGTAGATGACCCGCTCGGCTTCGAGACCGCATCGATGTTCTTCCCGCGCTCCGAGACGCTCGTGCTTTGCGACGACACCCTCGAGGCCCAACTACGCGCCGCCTCGATTGCCGTGGCGGCGCACGCCCCGATGCTTGTCTACGACACCGCACGCCACGCCGACTACGTCTCCCTGATCGCGGACATGCGCACCGTCACCGTGCTCACGGTGGGCGATGTGGCGA
Above is a genomic segment from Corynebacterium lujinxingii containing:
- a CDS encoding DUF262 domain-containing protein, whose amino-acid sequence is MGFTTPSYSLTDLFSRAERGELQLPDFQRSYIWDVDRVRTLVTSVLRGYPVGSFLALDTRNTAQRFRPRPLEGVQAGDTQPGLVLLDGQQRLTSLFHAFQGDGQVHTVDYLGRAITRRFMVDVRKAVSHAPMPVEAVFAVDEHGVVRSHFGPEIPGGIQTVDDMVEHAVIPVSTLLWKEGNDLLVDMAANSGDENVRTAVKQFIDEVMKGLPAYDIPVIRLERETSQAGVGQIFAFANSAGVQMDVFELLTAVFATQDPEFELARHWAGVTKQLHDYPVLDGLTRVDFLRALSLLLTSRRGPALGHRGDILNITLEEYLAHAEEMVRGFETAAQFLSERRIVAAAQVPYPAQLIPLAVILARLAETPDALAEPQAQDRLNRWFWSGIFGELYGSHAPTIRIGVDVTEVTPWVRGETDTVPRTVADARFHESRLLTAGPESGVYRGLYSLLMSRGARDWRTGELFNEDTVFDLKPRFCRVFPNKYLAAHGVTGDVANSVLNRTPMGRRTELVVEDNEPKRYLPRLQSKSLLDDDEFDAVVEGHEIDADMLMRSDWQGFLDDRRERFIGMIEYAMDRDAVRDWHQPGPAQADEPAEG